In Brassica napus cultivar Da-Ae chromosome A3, Da-Ae, whole genome shotgun sequence, the sequence GAACATACTTATTCACAAGTGAAATATcgtttatttatcaaaaaaacataCTTATTCGTTATTAAGAGATCCATGCAAAAGAAACTATTAAGAGATCATGACAATATTTTGACGCACACACATGTAAATAATATGATCAaatgttattttgtttgtttttatgttcACCAGGATATAGATCAAAAtctaaactaactttaaaatttacagTTGTCATGTACGTTTTGGGGTATAGAAAAAAATAGTCCGCCCCTGGGTAAAGATTGGTTCATGGTTTGATCAATTGTGCAATGGCTAATTGTTTTTACAAATACCATAATTTGTTATTAATTGGTTTAAAAGTAGCagtttctcaaaatttataatatagacAATGCTCATATTTACTTTAGTTTGAGAAAATTCCATATGCATATATAAGGACGCACCTCTATATGGTGTTGAAGACCTTTGATATGCTCAACAGCCAAATCCAACATGTCTGCATAGCTCGTTTGCtgcaaaaaaggaaaaaaagaaatcaacatCATTTTTCTCTATCTAATCTTCTTAATTACACCTAAATTACGTGacaattatataagtaatatcCCTCACCTTTTCCATATTGGGCACAAGTTCTTGTAGCTTCTTCAGCTTCCCACTTATTCTCGTTCTTCTCTCCTAAACATAAAACTTGATCATACTCTTGTTTTCATTGGGTTTCAAATATAATTCTCATGTATGCTTAGTTATGTAGtttgtaataatatcaaaacaatagAATACAACTAACCCTTTCAGCGATGCTGCGCGGGTGAGTAGCACAGCCACGCTTGGCCCTAACCTTCCAAGGTACCGAATCCTCTGGGATGTTTATCAAACTCTCCATCTCCAGTGACGTTTGTGGCATGCTAAACTAAAGAATCAAAACCATATATATCATATCGAAAAGAATATAACCACTTAATGGTCAAAACCAAACATCTTGTTAAAACTTTACACAATAAACAACTGTTAGCAAAATGACTAATTAACTTGTgggaaaatatacataaatcaaTCTTAAACCTTCTCCTAGCCATTCATATATTACGTACACAACCACTCAGCATACACGAAGTACCTGTGACACACATTTTTATAACATGTCAACATGGATTCCTATTGCTAATTAACTTTACGGAGTTTAAATCTGATTTATCGATTGGATATTATATGTCTTACACAAAACCACTGACCACAATATAATATCATTTATTAACATACAACTAGTAAATCATACATATTTCAATCCTAAACGCTCCCCAAACTTAGATAAAAGTACAAAATTTCTCAACTTTGTGCATATGCATTACCCCCTTACCTAAGAGACTCCAAGAATTATGAAACTTGTATTGCATAAAAGGTTAATATATGCAACTTTgtatataacataaatacatataatgaACAACCGCAAATTTACCGGAGTTTCTAAGGTGAAAAAGTCGGTGGTCTTGGACCGTTTTCCGGGTTCATCAATGGTGAAACTGATATGAGAAGGCGAGTTGTCCCAGTTATCATGATCATTTCCAAAACTCATACTCGTCGATGCGACACCGTTTATAGCCGAAGGCCCTTCCACCTCCGAGTTATGTTCTTGATGGCTATTACTTCCCCCGCCGGAAAATCTCAGCTCCGACTTCAACCTTGACGGCACTCGCTCACCTCCTCCGCCGTATCTTCCGTTTGGCCGCCCTAGAGGAAAACCAGTCCCCTCTTCCATCAACAAATTTagatagaaagagagagaaatatATGTAATGCAATGTAGGGTTAAAACTCGTACTTAGTTATCTCAGTATTTAATAGCCAGTGTGGttttttaaatgtatttatacaaaatagaaaagaatGCGTCTTTGTTCGAGAGTCGAGGACCTCTTCCTTTGTCTCAACTAGATTTTATTTATCTCCCATTTGACAGAGAATAACGATTCATGAAAAGAATCTAAATAATATTCACTATTCGAATTccaattattattactattattgtatatgtttatataataatgCAAGAGGGGTAAAATTTCTTGGGCTCGCTGGTCGCACATGGATTACAGTGGAAAATAAACCGTCCGGATGCAATTTCATTGGAAAATGCCCAAAAATAATACTcccgaaaataagattttttaaaatatacatacttattaaaaatttaataaatatttataatttaatttatttttattttattatatattttttaataatttttcaccaataaaatttaactaatttatatattttcaattaatgtttctcaaaagtataaaaaaatacattaataatatagaaaatttatttttatgaaacaattttttttaaaagttttttttacttttgtggACAGATGGAATATAAATTATACGACCAACAATATTGTAATTGTATACTTTTTATAATGACAAGTAGGCAAACCCCAAAAATCAAAGGAGTGACTATGATGAAGCCATGTTATCAGGGTGAGCTCTCAAGGCTGCTTTGTCAGAAGAAAAAGGCCAAGTGGGATGGATATAATATTGCCAAGTGGACTATACTTTTGTACTGACTCGCTTTTTAACATTTACTTTTGGCAAgtgcaagtttttttttgtgtgcaacaagtgtaagtttttttaatatattaatacaggCTATTTGCATTAAATTGCATTATTAAAAGATACAACTTGCCTTTTCTGGAAATACATGTTTAACTATTCATGCATGTATTatgtataatgtatatatttatatgtttgtatACATGTATATAACATCGACAATGGTTTCTCCAGACAGAAAATGAAAGAGAAATGTGtagtaaattaaatatatatatatagattgatCAGAGCTCAGAAGATGATCTCTCGGAAAGTTTCTTTCGTCAAACCTCTTCCACGCATCTGCTCCCTCTATTATATAACCGGTCCCATCTCTCTCCAAACCTAACGTGGTAGTTTCCCAATCAACCATATCAAGTATCaaccaaacaaaataaatatatagctAGATATTTTAATAGCTATTGTGATTCCGATTTTCAGTTGAGTGGTCGGTTTTGACCTACCGCGATCTGCTACCTGAGATTTGCATTGAATCACGGTTGcagtttattatttcatatcACTAAATTTTTTGgcaatttaaatttgtttttctaCGATATGCAATTAGTCGATGATCATGCCACATATAAATGAATGAAATTTGGTTGGGAGCCATTATAGATTTACATATAAGTTGGATATCAAGTTTATGCCTCAGCATATATGCCAAATCTTTATTGAGACGTCTGCACCAAATATATGCTACTTGCGTTGGATACTATTAGGCCTATTGAGTTGGCCCATTCAATCTCTCTTCAATCTATATATGTGTGGAGGAGCTAGTTAAGTTTGTTGCCCATCAATATCTTTCTTTTCTCAATTTGAGAAATTCGGTTAGTCA encodes:
- the LOC111216019 gene encoding transcription factor bHLH129-like, with product MEEGTGFPLGRPNGRYGGGGERVPSRLKSELRFSGGGSNSHQEHNSEVEGPSAINGVASTSMSFGNDHDNWDNSPSHISFTIDEPGKRSKTTDFFTLETPFSMPQTSLEMESLINIPEDSVPWKVRAKRGCATHPRSIAERERRTRISGKLKKLQELVPNMEKQTSYADMLDLAVEHIKGLQHHIESLEKGIERCTCGACKKR